In Zea mays cultivar B73 chromosome 7, Zm-B73-REFERENCE-NAM-5.0, whole genome shotgun sequence, the following proteins share a genomic window:
- the LOC118472909 gene encoding uncharacterized protein, which produces MDPKGKGMVVNDKESFLNEPKDDKPTNFGSSHKKKDGKKKRRIKKIVYYESDESSSSPRDDDDEKKKPVNSNFSFDYSRMPFNSNAHLLSIPLGKPPHFDGEDYSFWSHKMRSHLFSLHPSIWEIVESRMQFDSNDNPVFINEQIHKNAQASTILLASLCRDEYNKVSGLDNAKQIWDTLKISHEGNDATMITKMELVEGELGRFAMIRGEEPTQTYNRLKTLVNKIRSYGSTRWTDHDVVRLMLRSFTVIDPHLVNLIRENPRYTKMTPEEILGKFVSGRMMVKEA; this is translated from the coding sequence atggatcctaagggaaaggggatggtggtcaacgacaaggagtccttcctcaacgagcccaaagacgacaagcccacgaactttggctcgagtcacaagaagaaggacgggaagaagaagaggcgcatcaagaagatcgtctactacgaaagcgacgaatcttcttcttcaccaagagacgacgacgacgagaaaaagaaaccggttaattcaaatttttcatttgattattctcgtatgcctttcaattccaatgctcatttgctttcaattcctcttggtaaacctccacactttgatggagaggactactctttttggagtcacaaaatgcgtagtcacttattttctctccatcctagtatttgggagatagttgaaagtcgaatgcaatttgatagtaacgATAACCCtgtatttatcaatgagcaaattcataagaatgcacaagctagcactattttgctagcatccttgtgcagggacgagtacaacaaggtgagcggcttggacaacgccaagcaaatatgggataccctcaagatttctcatgagggtaatgatgccaccatgataaccaagatggagttggtggaaggcgagctgggaaggttcgccatgatcaggggagaggagccaactcaaacatacaaccggctcaagaccctggtcaacaagattaggagttatggaagcacgagatggacggaccacgacgtcgtccgacttatgctaaggtcattcacggtaatagaccctcatcttgttaaccttattcgtgagaatcccaggtacaccaagatgacacccgaagagatccttggaaaatttgtgagcgggcgtatgatggtgaaggaggcgtga
- the LOC103632117 gene encoding gamma-aminobutyrate transaminase 1, mitochondrial, with the protein MQGSYVYDINGNKYLDSLAGLWCTALGGSEPRLVKAATEQLNKLPFYHSFWNRTTKPSLDLAQEILSMFTAREMGKVFFTNSGSEANDSQSNPPQPRREGLQATISASLKQKHNSNASKF; encoded by the exons ATGCAGGGTTCCTATGTCTATGACATTAATGGGAACAAGTATCTGGACTCTCTTGCAGGATTATGGTGCACAGCTTTAG GTGGTAGCGAGCCTCGATTAGTCAAAGCAGCAACTGAGCAATTAAACAAATTACCCTTCTACCATTCCTTCTGGAACCGTACAACAAAACCTTCGTTG GATCTTGCGCAGGAGATCCTTAGCATGTTCACTGCAAGGGAAATGGGGAAAgttttcttcacaaacagtggttCAGAAGCAAATGACTCTCAG AGCAATCCACCACAACCACGACGCGAAGGACTCCAAGCTACAATTTCTGCATCACTAAAACAAAAACACAACAGTAATGCATCCAAG TTCTGA